TGCAGTTTAGAGGGGGATTAGGAGAAATGAAAAGATAATTCGACGAAAGTAAACCAATCAGACGAGTGTACGGACACTTCATCGGACGACTTGTCCATGCTGCACTGAGTCCATATGTCAACGCGAAATGGCATCAACAGCCCGCCCCCCAGGTTTTCCGGCTCTCTGCCTTACGAGAGGCGGACTTTCTCCTCTCCGGGTGGCGAGAACGGAAGCCCGCTTTGACTCTCAATCAAAAACCCCATTGCCCATAGACGATACACGAAATTCTGCAACCGCTCAACTGCGCCTGGAGAGCGAAACGCATAGATGTTTCCATGAGACCAACAACGACCTCTGAGGCGCAGCCTTCGCGGAGCCACAGGGCACACCGGAGTCGACCGAACCCATCGATTTTGGACGCTGTAAGGGAGGCATACCTGCCAGTACTTcaccgcctccgcttctccgACCCAGGAGGACGCACATATGTAAGGGAGTTGTTCCTATCCTGTCTCGCCTCCGGGCCACGTGTTCCAAGTTCTGCATTCCTGCCTGATTACGCTTCAGTCTCTATTGTAGGCCGCTGGCTGCGACGaacagcgaagaagactgTGTGTTGAGGTCGCATGCTATCCTGGAAGCCGATTGCTTTCAGAGTCACTGGATATAGGCTTCACATGCAGCTAAGGAGGTAGATAGCGAGCGACGCTGTCCAGGAGAGTAGTGTCCCGATCAAGCTCTTGTTTGCCAGCTCATCCATGAAACACTCGAAGCGTAGTAATTGGCATATGTAGAGAAGACCTCAGTGCGGCTCTGATGGCGGCAAAGCGTGCTGCGCCTTCAAAGGGGGGGAGCGGTGACATCCGCGTAACCCCCATTGCAGACGTGCACTCTGGGCACTGTCCTCGTGGTCCTGTTCTCTCTAAAGTCGCAGGGAAATCGCCTATTGCGAGTATCAGACTAGCGTATGGCACCCGTGGTTGGATGGGCTGGAAGTAGGAACGTCAGCTGACGCGCTGTGTCTGTCGTGAATTAGTTTGTTCGTTCCTCTGAGCGCGCGTCTGTCGGGAGCACTTGGAGTATATGATGCTTGTCTTTGGCGTTTAACATCGTCAAATCGCTACACAGTCATCTAGGCTCTCACGACACATTAGCCAAGACGTGGACGCGCAGTCGCTCGGCCTCAGTCAATGCTGAGTGCGAGGCGTCCACGCAGAGAGCAGCACTGATGCCTGTCTCTATACAgcctggcgcgccgcaggcacgggccgcggcccgcgcctccttctgcgcGGAGCGCGGTAACTGAAAAGACGTGAGCACCCGCactcacgcgccgcgcgaaaggCAGAAAGGAGCAACATCCAACTAACTGACCGCATGAGATCTGCggcccgcagcgccgccgcgatcgCCGTGGACGCAAAGCGAGAGACCTACTCGACTCTgggccgccagcgcagacAGCCCCACCGAAAAAGCCGCGTAGCTACGGGCACAAGTTCGCGCCTGTAACAGACATTGAAAGCGTCCCTGAAACGCCTCCGCAAAGCGGAAGTGAACTGCAGAGAACGGGGAAACGGAAAGAGCCATCGACGAGAAATGAAGAAAAACCAAGGAACAGACCCGGTCCGGCTTGAATTTTTCTTCGCACGGGGGCTTCGAACCCTGCGCCGCTCGAAGCCAGCGCATTTTACACTGAGGaaaccgccgccgccgcagtaTGCCTGGAAGCGCCTCTTCCACCGAGGCACAGAAGCCGCAATTATACCATCCCACGTCTACCCTCCCATGCGCACGAGCGCACTGACATGGCCTGCCGCGCTCGTCAGCCATGCAGTACAAATGAATAGGTGGGAGGAAAGATACGGCGCGTCCACGACAGGCCGCCTTCCGACTCTCAGCATGGACGCGAGATCTGAGCTCCGCGCTTCACGCAGAAGCCGACGGTCTCccgtctgcgccggcagTCAGAATTCCCAGACGAATGAGCtcggtcttcttctcctcgtaCAGCTTCAGCCTGAAAAGCAGGGTGGAGATACAGAGGGGGCCAGCGTctctgcagaaggcgactgcatgcgtgggaaaagcagaaaacgACGTGGCGGCAACGCTCACCCAAGTCCGCGCCTGGGAAGACGCCATCTCTGCTGCTCAAAGATGGAAGCTCTTGGTggcagaggaaggcagaaatgaagaagagaaagtgAACCGAGATGCGCTAGCTGGAGGCGGAAACGCCTGACTTGAAACTAGAAGACATACGCACCTCTCAACGGCGTATCTGAGATAAGAGAACTCATCTTCCGACTGTCGCATGGGCGTCCGCACAACAGACCAGAAGGCCCAAAGAAGATGCGAAGACAGCGTCAAGAGCTCAACCTGTGCCGCAGCAGGGAAAGAAATCAAGGTCGCACAACTCGCGACAATTTGCACGCACGAGCTAGGTGCTACCGTACACGTCAACGTTTCTAAATCGATATATATCTAATTAtttacatatgtatatgcaaaaaaatgcatacatatacaggTATAATGCGCGCATGCGGTGAAGAcatccgcagccgcggatgCTGGTGACAGGAGAGCGTTCTTCGCGAAACGACTGCTGCCGCACACCGGCAGCCTCATACCTTGAGCTTTGGGCTTCCACTCGCGTCGCTAAGAGGTCGTTACGCACTGATTCGCGCCTGTCTAAGTCCTCGCGTATATCTAGTGATAAgtatagatatacatatatatacatatgtatgcatgtatgtatgtatatgtgtctctacatatatatcgaTACGTATATTCCTGTATGTAAGTCGGTCGGAAAGGCTTCTTCGTGTCTCCGGGGAAATCCGTCCGGCGATGGAAGTTGCGCAAAAAACCTCAGACGCGAGGAGATACGCGACAGGCAGGCACATCCCACGGGGCAgggagcgagcgagaggcgagtgCGCAGGTCCGCAACGCCTTTTTTGCTTACCATGTGCTCAAAGTTCGTGATGATCGCATCGTTAACCTCGTCGTGGGTCGCATCCCCGTCTCGTTCTCCGCCTACACCGTTCACGCACGCCAGTGCTGCGCTGGATGACGcgccctccttcgcgtcgccgcgcgcacggctctcggcgtccgcggcgctgcgccgtctcttGGGCACGGCGAGCAGACTCTCGAGGTAGACGCGGATGAACTTGCGTcgggtcgcgcgcgcgggatACCGTGTTGAGTCGATGAGGAAGAAGGGGAAGTCTGAGCAGGTAGAAAACAGAGGGAACGAGGACACTCAAGCACCGCCGCACCCTTTCGCAAAGCGAACCCACGGGGCGGCTCCGAAGAaaccgcgaccgcggagatGGAAACTCGAGAAAgctcctgcggcgaagcCTTGTCGATGGAAGCAGCAGCCTGCGACGGGGCACAGAGAAGAGGGGGCCCTAGGTGGAGTAGAGACGGCGCCACGAAACCGGATGTCCAGCGCGGACGTGAATCACTTCTGGTGGGCTTTCAAATGACGCTTCTTACGCTGAGCTGACGTGTAATCGATGCACATCTCGCAGAACAAATTTGCGATATCGAAGCCTCTTAAACTCTCCGTCGCGTATTCGAAGTCAATCAAGTGCAGTCGCCCTGCGTTCGCCTGCGGACAGGCACGATCGGATACGAAACCAGAGTAAACCGAGATGAACAAAAACAACGCGCAGCGGACGCCAGTAAGAGCCGCACAGAGCATCCGCAAACGGCCTTCCAAGCCGAGAGCTGTGCACGTCACTTTTTCTTTTAAAAGATTGAAATCTAATTTAAATTGTAGTCAAACTTATATTAGACAACATAAAACTTTACTAGCCATactagggtttaggttttaGGAACTAGACTCTACTCGCTGCCGttgcctctctcccctctgACTTGGCTCCAGTGTCTTCGGATTACTGCAGCCTTCTCGGCATGATCTCGCCTTGCACGCCCGCGCCACTACCCCGCACTGCCCTCGGCCCCCTCCTCTTTCGTTCTCCTGTCAGGTGTGTCGTTTCGCCGCTTTCTCGTTCTGGATCGCGGTCTTTTTAGTGACTTGCTGTCACGGGTTtcgcgtcgctttctctcccaCCCTCCCCTCTTCTTGTCTgcgcccttctccgcgccgcttcgttcgcggcaggcgcattctcctctccgctgcggtCTGCTTCCTACTAGCATCAAGTTGTTTTCTTGCAGGTCGTTGTGCGAGAGgaccggcgaggccgcggagagcagcgcccatcgctccgcgccgctgtaGACGCTCGTGAGGCTCTCGGGAGACAGCTCCCTCCTCACGCGACTCAAAATCGCCTGCGGACACACGCAGCGTCAAGAGAGCAATCCGACGTCCAGCGGTGAAacaagagagaaggagagaacaAACTCGACACAGATGTGCAGCGCACAGAGCCCGCGCCCTCGAAACCTCGCGAACAAGGCGCTGGCAGCTCGCTAGAGGCCTTTCCTCTCGGTATTTCCTCTCACGGggtcgacgcggcgcgagtgcAGGGAGACACGCCGTAGAGAGCCAGAAAGAAGACCGCGACAAGATAAAAGCACAGGGCTAGGCGGCAATCAGAGAGGCACGAATGCTCGCCACGTATAAGGGAAAAAGCGAGGGCAGGTGCGAGAATGGAGAGCAGAAGGTGtcgacgaagagaggaagagggcaAAGCAGTCAAACCAAAACAccgaagaagcagacaacgcgcggaagagactgacggaaaagaggaagaaacacacagcgcgcgaggcgcactgcagacgagagaggcacggagctgcgcagacgaCACGTTCCCGTCGAGGCCTGTCAAGAGTGCGTCCGCCTTGGTTCTCCATCCCGAAActcgagaggagaagacTGGAGCCACGAAGCGAAACGCACACCAAATGCGGGCgtacccccccccccctcccccaaaGCGGCAGTGACGGCGCTGAACTCTCACCTCTCTGAGTTGCCTTGCTTCTCGCATGTACTTCTCCAGATCGAGGCCCTGCATCAGCCCTAcagtcgccttcgcctcgtccaGCGCCACAGCCGCTTTTTCCGCCAGCAGCTCCGCTGCGCGTATCGCTTCcgtttcgtcttctccgctggcgtcttgtccctccctcccctcgGTCTCGCTCCcaggtgtctcctcgccgctccggtggcgcgcggcctcggcgtggTCGGCCGCCCCGTCTGGTgtcgccgcgggctccgccTCAGCGCGGAGTCGCTCTGCGGCTGGGCGGCCCTGTGCCTGGTCTGCTCGCTCGCGTTTTTCCTCGCCTttggctgccgcggcttccgcggcttcttccagcgcggcctccgcgactTCCGCAGTCTGCtgggcgagcagcgccgcctcgcgctgcgactTCTCGGCGAGCAGTGCCCAAAGCTCCGtgcggcagaggagacactcgCAGGGGGAGAAGGGCGCAGCAGACTTGCTGTCGCTGCACTCGCCCGACAGCGGACAGCTGCCGGCGGGTTTCGCCGGGTCGAAGCCGCCGTCCGCTGAGCCCGAAGGGGAAGCAGGcaacgccgcctgcgagggcgcagagggcgcgcccgccggcggagggtcacgccgcgcggccgacGGAGCCGCCGACGAGCTGTGgtggtgtgtgtgtggacTCAGCGAGAGGGCATCCTGAACGCTTTCCCCGCTGGGGCTTTGAAAGCGAtgcagcgaagcagaggggCGACTTCTGAGCGGCAGAGAAGTCGCAGCGAGCGGGACGACCGCACACCACGGACAGGACCGCCGCGCGGTCTCCGAGGCGcaccggcgcagagggcgaaggcaCGTCTGGTggaagcgcgagagctgACAGAAAAAGCCGCAGCACAGAGACGCGCCACGCCGTCGAGCTCGGCAGGAAGCAGCGAGCAGTGAGGCAGTCACGCCATCTTTCAAAGCCTGCATTCATGTATCTTATCTTGATTTGCCTCCGTGTGTGCCTGTGTGTGCGGCAAACGCGGCGGGGGCACGgggcagcgaccgcgagctcgaaagggcgcagcggcagaagcggAGTGGAAGGCAACGAACGTCTGAcaccgctgctgcaggacgaCAGGAAAAGCGAAAGGATTCCCCCCAACGGAGAATCATGTCCTGCAAACCCAAAGGAGTCTGATACCCATGGTGCGCCGCACAAACCTACAACGGCGTCGCCAGGTAGCCCGTATTCTAAACGCTGACATCCCCTTCTTTGAGCCCGACTCCTTTTTCGGCGTTCGTAACTTGTCAGAGAACGAGATGCCATGAGATCTCaacagagggagaggctggCGTGTTTCAAACAGTCAGCCAGAAGCCCGACAGGCTAGCGACCGCCGGAACCacctcgcaggcctcgccccttgcgaagaagcggaggccgTGCCTGAGGCCCCGATCCGtcgagacagagagggagggcggagaagtatggacgcagctgcctcgggcagacgaagcgcgcCGGAAGCGAACGGCGGTGCAAGGGCGGACGCTCGCGCTGAGGAGGAATCCCACCACGCGAAGCAagaggccgaggcgcggagaggagaaatGGAGACTTACAACGCGGGCGATTTTGAGAAGCGTGTCTTCGTCGTGGAGGTCCTCGGTCTTTAGCGTGCGGCCGTCAATCCACGCCTCCACGCGGCCGCCCTGAAGAAACACGAAAAAAATAATAACAACAAGCggtcgaggaggacgacaagAAAACCGCGAATCCTTCGGAGCCCATACGTTCAATACACCACAAACAGCGAAAACCCACGCAGAGGCACACGCTTTTCCCCAGGAGGAGCCACACGGGAGCTTCGATTGGACATGCACACAGCCCCGGCGGATTTTTCATACACCGCGCGTTTTTTTAGCTGCACGCAGATCCGCAAGGGCTTATGGAGCCACGCAAGGCCAAAATGCGACTTCTTTGTCTCACATCGAATTCGGCGATGCAGCGCGGTGCGACTCCGATGTCGCCCAGCTTCTTGAAGAGTTTTTGCTCCGCGCGAGGATCGAAGAGCTCTGTGCCAGCTGGGTGCCCGTAAACGCGCAGCAGGACGCGTTTTGgagtctcttcgccgcggcggtcttCGCTCAGGCGACCCGACTCCGAGGCACTGCGatctcctgcgcctccctccctcaGCTCCCCGCCGACGTCGGCATCCACTACAAATAGCTTGTTGCTGAGGCCTCCAGAGAGGCAGGTCGCTTTTATTTGTTCCGGCAACAGGTGCCGCCACGgccgcacgcagcagcgcgcgagcgagcagaCGGTGTCGAGCTGATGAAGAACTTGTTGTTGATCAGTTTCTGGTCGGTCtacgctgctgccgcgcggtTCGAGAagcagggcgagggcgagctggTGACTCAGAGCCTCCCGCTCGagttcgcctgcgccctccaCTTTTTCAGATTTTTCTTTCTTGTCCAAGCGGCAGAGACTCGACACGAAAGCCACGCTCGTCACGCGCGACACTCCCGGAGTAGTCAGATCAAACAGACGCTTTTCGAGAAGCTCCTccccctgcgcgcggcgatgcttctccgaaggcgagaggagggacgACAGATCCGCAGAGGTGCCCGCGCCTggctgcgaagaaaacgaggtTACGGAATCGGCTGAGATGCCGCGAAGTGTGAGATGTGGCTCGGAGCGAGAAgcgggcagcggctgcgcgcgctctggagccgggctccgcggcgccgccagctcaggcgctgcatgcacagGAAGAACCACGGGTGGGCAGAGAGAGTCGCCAGCCACGGCAGCCAAGCCAGCGGGCTCTTCGTGCGGATGCTGCTTCAACTGCAGATGCTGCTGGACGCGTCGTACCGCATTCAAAGTCGCGCGACCTTGCTTcccgagagccgcgagatGCGCCTGCCACTTCTGCTCGTTCGGCACATACAAGCGAGTCAgatcttcctcttcgtctgcttcctcctcgtcccaCGCTTCCGCGCCATGTCCGCGGCCGGCATCCAAATCCCcgacctcctcctccgcgtcttcggcggagAACCAGGCGGCCATCTGCTGGCTTCCGCCAgacgctgccctcgcccccGACAAGTCGGGCGCCTTCCTGGCACCTTGCTCTTCTCTCACTTCTTCGGCTGCACGCCCCGCTCGTTTTTCGGTGCCTGAGGCACCCAGAGGCTGGGCCGGTCTTCCGTCCGCGTGTGAGGAGCACGGCCGCTCCGCGGACTCGAACGAAGCCCGCCCTTGTGTTTCTGCTCTCACGGCACCGCCCGGGGgggcccccgccccccgcggttcgcagcctccgcggcctcgaagtctcggaggccttcgcctcgctcctccgcggaggaagacgcactccgccgcctgagttcgccctctgcgtcttcctgcgccttctgcagaggGCCGCTCGGCCGCAGCTTCCGCTCCTTGCCAAGCTCGGAGCTGCGCCGGTTCCTGATGGTGAAGCATGTGTAGGCCTCCTCGGAGCTCTccagaggcggacgcgcagccCGGGGGCCGTCGTCGGTTTCCTCCTCAATCAGCACGGGAAGCCCGTGCGCCGTTCGTTCAAACACCGCTgcacgcgaccgcgcggaaggcgccgaagccgcgaaggCTGTGAAGGCGTGtgcagcgccggcgtcgaGGGCACTCTGTtgggaagaggcggcgcccatCTTCGCGTGGGGGAAGCGAAGGCaaaggccgcgcgagacgaagccGGATGGAGccggagaaaaagagaaggaagcgatTTACTTCCAAAAGAGACTGCGAGCGTAGAGGAACGGCGGCTGTGTGGAGGTTGTGCATGATCACGTCGTCGCCTTGCACGCCAGAAGCACCAtagaaggcgagggcgaaaAATGCACCAGAAAGCCAACTTATTTCGAGTTTCACGCGTccaaggcgccgcctccagctcCTGTAGCAGACGCTGATCGCTGTCGTCGAGGTTGGGTGTGTTTTGCCTCTTGGAAACACGAACAGGTGAACCGGGCACGTGGctagacggcgaagaagttGGACTCCGATAAAACGCCTCGATTCCGGCCTCGTTCCTTGTGTGGTCAGTGCCTCCTTGCGGAACTCCCCCTACTGGGTCCGAACGCCACACTTTACAGAAGAAATGCAAAGTTTAATGGCtcggctttttttttctgaaTCCGGCTTCGACAGTGAGGCAGCACGACTGGCGCACGCGTTGGATGGCTCTCGGGGAACTACAATGCGAGATGAGCGATCGGGGCGGTCGCGACAGAGAATGCAGAAGCCCCATGTAttgagagaaggaagaatTGCACTGAAGGTCAAGAGGGGCGGAAGTCCTCGGATCTGGCTCCAAGGAGGCACTCGACGCTTTTCGAAAGAGAGCTACATCGCAGCTTTTCAACGGCTTCTCACATTGACGCATGCGCTTGCAAGGTCCGTGCATGCAGGCGTCGGAAGCGCTTGA
This DNA window, taken from Besnoitia besnoiti strain Bb-Ger1 chromosome III, whole genome shotgun sequence, encodes the following:
- a CDS encoding phosphotransferase enzyme family protein (encoded by transcript BESB_048300) gives rise to the protein MAAWFSAEDAEEEVGDLDAGRGHGAEAWDEEEADEEEDLTRLYVPNEQKWQAHLAALGKQGRATLNAVRRVQQHLQLKQHPHEEPAGLAAVAGDSLCPPVVLPVHAAPELAAPRSPAPERAQPLPASRSEPHLTLRGISADSVTSFSSQPGAGTSADLSSLLSPSEKHRRAQGEELLEKRLFDLTTPGVSRVTSVAFVSSLCRLDKKEKSEKVEGAGELEREALSHQLALALLLEPRGSSVDRPETDQQQVLHQLDTVCSLARCCVRPWRHLLPEQIKATCLSGGLSNKLFVVDADVGGELREGGAGDRSASESGRLSEDRRGEETPKRVLLRVYGHPAGTELFDPRAEQKLFKKLGDIGVAPRCIAEFDGGRVEAWIDGRTLKTEDLHDEDTLLKIARVLSRFHQTCLRPLRRCASETARRSCPWCAVVPLAATSLPLRSRPSASLHRFQSPSGESVQDALSLSPHTHHHSSSAAPSAARRDPPPAGAPSAPSQAALPASPSGSADGGFDPAKPAGSCPLSGECSDSKSAAPFSPCECLLCRTELWALLAEKSQREAALLAQQTAEVAEAALEEAAEAAAAKGEEKRERADQAQGRPAAERLRAEAEPAATPDGAADHAEAARHRSGEETPGSETEGREGQDASGEDETEAIRAAELLAEKAAVALDEAKATVGLMQGLDLEKYMREARQLREAILSRVRRELSPESLTSVYSGAERWALLSAASPVLSHNDLQENNLMLANAGRLHLIDFEYATESLRGFDIANLFCEMCIDYTSAQHFPFFLIDSTRYPARATRRKFIRVYLESLLAVPKRRRSAADAESRARGDAKEGASSSAALACVNGVGGERDGDATHDEVNDAIITNFEHMVELLTLSSHLLWAFWSVVRTPMRQSEDEFSYLRYAVERLKLYEEKKTELIRLGILTAGADGRPSASA
- a CDS encoding hypothetical protein (encoded by transcript BESB_048310), which produces MGAASSQQSALDAGAAHAFTAFAASAPSARSRAAVFERTAHGLPVLIEEETDDGPRAARPPLESSEEAYTCFTIRNRRSSELGKERKLRPSGPLQKAQEDAEGELRRRSASSSAEERGEGLRDFEAAEAANRGGRGPPRAVP